In Drosophila yakuba strain Tai18E2 chromosome X, Prin_Dyak_Tai18E2_2.1, whole genome shotgun sequence, a single genomic region encodes these proteins:
- the LOC6525506 gene encoding cell cycle negative regulator roughex, which produces MNAPEAHKKTPLEVIHEFIKGVDDGTIRRDLAEDCILSYYSRNVRGAKAITGFLRAQLTTRYKHDNFEEAERVAKGDELLLQARFGRSFDAARRRIYEEKERDSATTLHLHAESDDEGANEEFSTSLITPPRPSSYNLKSLKYVESCGLLNRRDEHVYGGLDLGETCAVHLTLGYRRTQLPGGQVSGFEICLAVYDRGLTNLNRSTLAPPQFGISLPRRSRCNETTDDEADAEEDSQPPTSRRGVRRTLFTEENTQEEGDRDPEPIPEVEQEQPAPQDAEESAREAVNIVVDLPTPLEMTSYSSYTPRKRLQTTNGNEVPPKRTPGRQRMRF; this is translated from the coding sequence TCAAGGGCGTGGATGATGGCACCATACGCCGCGATCTGGCGGAGGACTGCATCCTCAGCTACTACAGTCGTAATGTGCGTGGCGCCAAGGCCATCACCGGATTTCTAAGAGCACAGTTGACAACGCGCTACAAGCACGACAATTTCGAGGAAGCGGAGCGTGTGGCAAAAGGCgacgagctgctgctgcaggcaCGCTTCGGCAGATCCTTTGACGCCGCTCGTCGTCGCATCTACGAGGAGAAGGAGCGCGATAGCGCCACCACGCTGCATCTGCATGCGGAGAGCGATGACGAGGGTGCAAACGAGGAGTTTTCCACATCCCTAATCACGCCCCCTCGCCCCTCGAGCTACAATTTGAAGTCACTGAAGTATGTGGAGAGCTGTGGCCTGTTGAACAGGCGCGATGAACATGTCTACGGCGGCCTGGACTTGGGCGAAACATGCGCCGTTCACCTCACTCTGGGCTATCGACGCACCCAGCTGCCCGGCGGTCAAGTGAGCGGCTTCGAGATTTGTCTGGCTGTATACGATCGGGGTCTAACGAACCTGAATCGATCCACTCTAGCTCCGCCGCAATTCGGCATTTCACTTCCACGACGGTCCCGCTGTAATGAAACTACCGATGATGAGGCCGATGCCGAGGAGGATTCACAGCCGCCCACATCGAGGCGCGGCGTTCGTCGTACTTTATTTACCGAGGAGAACACTCAGGAGGAAGGGGATCGCGATCCCGAACCCATTCCCGAggtggagcaggagcaacCAGCACCGCAGGACGCTGAGGAGTCGGCTCGCGAGGCAGTCAACATCGTCGTGGACTTGCCCACACCCCTGGAGATGACAAGCTACAGCAGCTATACACCAAGGAAACGCCTACAGACAACCAATGGCAACGAAGTGCCGCCCAAACGCACACCGGGACGACAGCGGATGCGTTTCTAG